GAAAATGTAAATATGATTGATTTAGAGAGGTTAAGAGCCGATTTGCGCCACCTAATGAAGCTCCTAAAAGGAGAAAATCAAAAGAAAGAAATATTTTATACCAATCTTCATGATGAATTGATGCACGACCAAGTGAGAGAGGTTTCAATATTAGAAAATTATACTACTTTACAGAATTATCGTACTCGAGTAGAGGATTTTATCAAGAAAAACAGACAGCATTTAGTGATTGATAAATTGTATCGCAATATTCCAATCACACAAGATGAACTTAAAAGTTTGGAGGAATTTCTAGCCCATGAGCAGTTTAATGTAGAGGAGATAGAAAAAGCTTGTGAAGTGCCTTCTTTGGGTGTTTTTGTGAGAAAAGTGCTAGGGCTGGATATTAAAGCGGCTAATGAGCATTTCTCAGAATTTATTCAAAATGAAAATTTAAATGCAAATCAAATTCGTTTTGTTCAAAAAATAATTGATTATTTAAACAAAAACGGAGTTTTAGATAAAGAAATGCTCGGCCAGTCACCATTTTCAGATGAATGCGATGGCGGAATTTTTGGAATGTTTGAAGATAGCTCCGCAATGAAGATTATTCACTTAATTGATACAATTAATCAAAATACAGGAGTAGCCTAAAAAGCTACTCCTTTTTTTCTTACTCAAATCTAAAAAGCTCAAAAGCTTGTCGGTCTAGTTCCTCTCTAAAATCTGGGTGAGCAATCGAAATCAAGAGTTTAGCTCGTTCTTTGTTGCTTTTTCCAAACAAATTCACAGCGCCGTATTCAGTAACAACCCAATGTACATGCGCACGCGTGGTGGTGACTCCTGCGTTGGGTTTTAAGCTCGGTACAATTTTGCTGATGCCTTTGTGCGTTTTAGAACTTATCCCAAAAATCGGTTTTCCGCCTTTGGACATAGAGGCCCCAAGCGTAAAATCAAGCTGTCCGCCCACGCCCGAGAATTGATAAGCTCCCAAAGTATCGGCGCAGATTTGTCCCGTTAAATCAATTTCCAAAGCACTATTGATGGCGATAGCTTTGTCGTTCTGGGAAATCACACACGGATTGTTGGTATATGACGAAGGCTTTAGCATCACTTTAGGATTGTCGTGTACAAAATCATACAAATCCTTTGCTCCAAATAAAAAGGTGGAAACGATTTTTTCGGTATCAATTCTTTTATTTTTACCATTAATCACCCCAGATTTAATCAAAGGCAACACGCCATCTGAGAAAATTTCGGTGTGGATTCCTAAATTTTTATGATTTTTCAAATTGCCCAAAACAGCATTAGGCAAAGCACCAATTCCCACTTGGAGATTTGAGCCATCTTCGATCAATTCTGCGATATATTCGCCTATGGCAGCATCTACCTCTGATGGCGGAGGCGTTACCACTTCGGCAATAGGAGAGTTGTGCTCCACAGCATAATCAATCTCGCTCAGGTGAATGTAGCCATCTCCAAAAGCGCGCGGCACATTAGGATTCATTTGAGCAATTACGATTTTAGCCGATTTCATCGCAGCAAGAGAGGTGTCTAAACTAACCCCGATAGAGCAATATCCGTGCGCGTCGGGTGGCGAAACTTGTATTAAAGCCACATCTAGATCAATGTATCGCTCTTCAAACAAGCGCGGCATTTGGCTCAAAAAAGTAGGCGTGTAGCTACCTTGTGGCGAGTTTACAGCACGGCGCACATTGCCCCCTACAAATAGACTATGAATATTAAAACTATCTTTTAATTCAGGTTTGGCATAGCCACCATCATCAGTCGTGATGATTTGAAATATTTTTACATTTCTAAGCTCGCTTGCGCGTTCCACCATCGCATCGACCAAAATATTGGGAGACATAGGTGTGGTGTGGATAAAAACGGAATTTTCGCTATTTATAGCTTTTACGGCTTCTTGGGCTGAACAAAATTTAGTTTTTTTATACATTTTGAATACTTAAAAAATCATCAACAGCCTAAAAGTAATAAAAAAAAATCAATTAAAAAAGGAAATTGTTTAGATTACGCTTTCATTTGAATTGATGAGGAAAATACATTTGAGTAGATAAATAAATTTTTAGCTGAAATAAATCATTTTTTTGAGATATGCTTGGTAAAATTCAAGTATAATTAATAAATTTGTGGGGTTAAAGAAAAATATCATGACAGAAAAAACTTTTAGAGAAGTAATTGCCGAGGCAATGAGCGAGGAGATGCGTCGCGATGAATCTATATATTTAATGGGGGAAGAGGTAGCAGAGTATAACGGAGCATATAAAGCTTCTAAAGGAATGCTAGCAGAATTTGGCCCAAAAAGAATTATAGACACCCCAATTGCGGAGTCTGGTTTTGCTGGAATCGGTGTAGGGTCTGCAATGAATGGAAACCGTCCAATCATTGAATTTATGACTTTTAACTTCTCTCTGGTTGCAATCGACCAAATTATAAACAACGCTGCTAAAATGCGCCAAATGAGTGGTGGGCAATGGAACATTCCTATCGTATTCCGTGGGCCAACTGCTTCAGCAGGGCAATTAGCGGCTACACACTCTCAAGCTTTTGAAAGCTGGTACGCAAACTGTCCAGGTTTGAAAGTAGTAGTTCCTTCAAACCCTTACGATGCAAAAGGATTGTTGAAATCAGCTATCCGTGATGATGATCCAGTGATCTTTATGGAATCTGAGCAAATGTATGGGGATAAAATGGAAATACCAGATGGAGAGTACTTAATTCCGCTTGGAGTGGCTGATGTCAAAAGAGAGGGCACAGATTGTACAGTAGTTTCTTTTGGTAAAGTAATCAAAGAAGCGATAAAAGCTGCTGATGAATTGGCTAAAGAAGGTATCAATATTGAAGTTATTGATTTAAGAACAATTCGTCCGCTAGATTATGATACTGTAATCAAATCAGTTAAGAAAACAAATCGTTTGGTAGTTTTAGAAGAAGCTTGGCCATTTGGTTCAGTGGCTTCTGAGATAGCATACATGGTTCAGCAAAAAGCATTTGATTACCTAGATGCTCCAGTGAAAAGAATCACAACTCCAGATGTGCCGTCTCCATTCTCATCTGTACTGTATGAGGCTTGGTTTCCGAAAGCAGAAGAAGTAGTGGCTGCTGTAAAGGCTGTGATGTATAAAAAATAAAGATAGTTTTCATAGTATAATGTTTTTGGTAGCACCTCGCAAAGAGGTGCTATTTTATATACATTTGGCCCCATAGTTCAACTGGATAGAATATCAGATTTCGGCTCTGAGGGTTGAGGGTTCGAATCCTTCTGGGGTCACAGAACATACAAAAAGCACTCTTTATTGAGTGCTTTTTTATTTAAAAAAATAGCTAAAATTTATATTTTTTCTTTTTGGTCTAATTTTTTTTGAAGTTTAATTAAAGCCATTTCGGTTTTATAAACTACCATAAAAGAACCTAATGTAAATAAGCCCAAAGGAATCAAGAAAATTATAGGCGGCTCATCTTCATTGCTAAATCCCGCAATTAATAAGATGATTTGAGAAATTAAAGCAATCAACGAAACGATGAAAAATCTTTTTAAAGCATATTTCTGAGCAAAATCCCACGACGCTTGGTCTCTTGATGCGCGCTTGGTTCGGTATCCATAAATAGCATTTAGTTCTTTTGGCGGAAAGAGATACATTAATAATGGAAAACCAACTAAAGCAAAATCGAATATCAAAAGATATTTAATCATGTTCAAATTTAAAACTTTGTTTAAAAATTGCTTTTTATTTCTAATTTTTTTCGATTGGCATTTTTAATGAGGTCAAATTTTTTAATATAATCACTTAACTCATATTCCTCCATCTGAACAATTCTATAAACATATATCTTATCATTCAACACATAAAGGATTGTGTTCATTCCTTCCAGTGCAGAACAATACAATAAATATTTGGGCTGTTTGTGCATTATTTTTCTGAACACTTTGGGGGCATTTACTCCAAGTTTTCGTGAATAAGTTAGATAACGAGTATCGAAAAAGCTATATCGTCCTTCATCAATATACACAAATAAACTTCCTTTAAAATTCTTGCCAAAATCAAAAAGATTAAACGACAATTCACTTGTATCGGGCAACAAGCAAAGCGACTGCCCACAACTATCAATTCGTAAATTTAACACATAGTGCATAGGCTTATTCTTAATAGCGGAAAAAAATACACTATAATTTCTTTCCATACTAATCTTGGAGAATTCTCTAGATATGCTGTCAATTATATTGCGCTTTTGGATTGAGTCCTCAACACCTAAATTAGCGCGAGCGATCGCTCTTCCGGAGGCATTAAATAGCCTCTCCCATACTTTCTTTTTTGTTAATTCTTCTCTATACGATAATACAATTGTACCGTATTTTCCCATAACACTATCAAGCGTCTTTTTTCTTTGGATAGAATCCATATTATTATAAACTCCAAGAAGTTCCAAACTATAATCTTCTGCTTCTCTACTCGATTTCAGCAAGTGTTTTTTGTATGATAATAGAACATTTTCAATATAAGAAGCTGAATCAAGGGTATTGTAAGCATTTTCAATCTGTTGAATCAAAGTTTGACTGCTCAAAGTATGAACAAATAAACTATTTATTAACAGCATTATATATATCTTTTTCATAATTACCTCATGTATGTCGTCAAACTAAAGTTTACTATAGCCAATATAGTAAAATATTAAATCATTTAATTCATTTATTCTCAGGATTAAATTTATAAAAAAAAACGGGAAAATTGATATTTTCCCGTTTTTATAATTTTGAAAATTCAAATTACATTGGAGCAAATACAATGGCTTGTCCACCACCTGCCGCCATTTCAATCGTTAAATGGTCTTTAGCCGAAACTTCTTTTTCGGTAATTTGGTAGGATAGGGGATTCGTTTGCCAATCAGCATCGGCACCATCGGCATAAATTGTTGCTTTGTATTTTCGGTTTTCTTCCAAGAAATCAAGCGAAATTTCGATTTTTCGTGCATTTTCGTTGGTACTTGCACCTAAGAAATATTTGTTTTTAGCCTTTCTCACGATGGCAACAAACTCGCCAGGCTCGCCTTGCAAGGCTTTAGACCAATCGCAATCAGCATCAAAATCTCTAAAAAATTGAAAAGCGGGATGATCGTAGTGCTCAATTAAATCTGCCGCCATTTGCATAGGCGAATACAAAATCACCCAATTCGCAATTTGCTTGGCGAGTGTGGTGTGCTCTCTTGTGTTGCCAGGGTCTAAATCATTCCATTTTTTGCGATCTTTGGAATTATTAGCCGTTTCATACAAAATATCAAAAATTCCAGGAGTGTAATCAAGAGGCCCTGCAAGCATGCGTGTAAATGGCAACACCTCGGTATGTTCGGGCGAATTTCCTTGGCTCCAAGCGTTCCATTCCATGCCACGAACGCCCTCTCGAGTCATCATATTTGGAAAAGTTCTGCGTATTCCCGTAGGTTTTATCGGTTCGTGCACATCGAGCATTATTTTATACTTTGCGGCTGTTTCCACCACTTTTCGGTAGTGGTTCACCATCAGTTGTCCGTGATGTTTTTCTCCGCCCGTGATGCCGCCAGCATAGCCCGTCTTCACCATGTCGATGCCTAAATTTTTATACCAAATAAAGGCACTATCTAGCTGACTTTCGTAATTTTT
This Ornithobacterium rhinotracheale DNA region includes the following protein-coding sequences:
- a CDS encoding acetyl-CoA hydrolase/transferase family protein gives rise to the protein MYKKTKFCSAQEAVKAINSENSVFIHTTPMSPNILVDAMVERASELRNVKIFQIITTDDGGYAKPELKDSFNIHSLFVGGNVRRAVNSPQGSYTPTFLSQMPRLFEERYIDLDVALIQVSPPDAHGYCSIGVSLDTSLAAMKSAKIVIAQMNPNVPRAFGDGYIHLSEIDYAVEHNSPIAEVVTPPPSEVDAAIGEYIAELIEDGSNLQVGIGALPNAVLGNLKNHKNLGIHTEIFSDGVLPLIKSGVINGKNKRIDTEKIVSTFLFGAKDLYDFVHDNPKVMLKPSSYTNNPCVISQNDKAIAINSALEIDLTGQICADTLGAYQFSGVGGQLDFTLGASMSKGGKPIFGISSKTHKGISKIVPSLKPNAGVTTTRAHVHWVVTEYGAVNLFGKSNKERAKLLISIAHPDFREELDRQAFELFRFE
- a CDS encoding pyruvate dehydrogenase complex E1 component subunit beta; the protein is MTEKTFREVIAEAMSEEMRRDESIYLMGEEVAEYNGAYKASKGMLAEFGPKRIIDTPIAESGFAGIGVGSAMNGNRPIIEFMTFNFSLVAIDQIINNAAKMRQMSGGQWNIPIVFRGPTASAGQLAATHSQAFESWYANCPGLKVVVPSNPYDAKGLLKSAIRDDDPVIFMESEQMYGDKMEIPDGEYLIPLGVADVKREGTDCTVVSFGKVIKEAIKAADELAKEGINIEVIDLRTIRPLDYDTVIKSVKKTNRLVVLEEAWPFGSVASEIAYMVQQKAFDYLDAPVKRITTPDVPSPFSSVLYEAWFPKAEEVVAAVKAVMYKK
- a CDS encoding SdpI family protein — its product is MIKYLLIFDFALVGFPLLMYLFPPKELNAIYGYRTKRASRDQASWDFAQKYALKRFFIVSLIALISQIILLIAGFSNEDEPPIIFLIPLGLFTLGSFMVVYKTEMALIKLQKKLDQKEKI